One genomic segment of Paenibacillus xylanexedens includes these proteins:
- a CDS encoding helix-turn-helix domain-containing protein — MKNINSILAQNLKQLREQRKLSLDKVAEMSGISKTMLGQIERGESNPSIATVWKIANGLKTSFTALIHEPKSDTTVVTGDDIQVLMEDEGRVRIYPHFPFEEGRRFEMYMMEMDPKSELNAEPHIEGTEEFITVFEGEVTIRVGTEEYAVNQGESIRFRADRPHAYINHGASAIKLSMVIHYLK; from the coding sequence TTGAAAAACATTAATAGTATTCTTGCTCAGAACCTGAAACAGCTTAGGGAACAAAGAAAACTCAGTCTGGACAAGGTCGCCGAAATGTCTGGTATTAGCAAGACCATGCTTGGTCAGATTGAACGTGGTGAATCCAATCCATCCATTGCAACCGTATGGAAGATTGCTAATGGCCTGAAAACTTCCTTTACTGCTTTAATTCACGAGCCGAAGTCAGATACAACCGTTGTAACGGGGGATGATATTCAAGTATTGATGGAGGATGAGGGAAGGGTTCGGATTTATCCGCATTTTCCTTTTGAAGAAGGACGCCGCTTTGAAATGTACATGATGGAAATGGACCCTAAGTCTGAGTTGAATGCTGAACCGCATATCGAAGGTACGGAAGAATTTATTACGGTCTTTGAAGGGGAAGTTACGATTCGGGTAGGGACGGAGGAATATGCAGTGAACCAAGGGGAGTCAATCCGTTTCCGAGCAGACAGGCCCCATGCCTATATTAATCATGGAGCTTCGGCTATCAAGTTAAGCATGGTCATACATTATTTGAAGTGA
- a CDS encoding LysE family transporter, translating to MNIIPLVTYAIIASFTPGPNNIISMTHARNQGFRKTLPFISGVAAGCLLIMFLSSYFNLILHQYIPRIKPVLNVLGCVYMLYLALKIMRSKPADSQENKVNHYSFLFGFTLQFINPKVILYGLTAISVFVLPLGQSHVHLIVFSLLLTFIGISANMTWAFGGMLFQSFLLKYERPVNIVMGMLLIYSALSILM from the coding sequence ATGAACATTATACCTTTAGTGACCTATGCAATCATCGCTTCATTTACACCCGGACCCAACAACATCATTTCCATGACGCATGCCAGAAATCAGGGGTTCCGCAAGACCCTTCCGTTTATTAGTGGAGTTGCAGCCGGCTGCCTGCTAATTATGTTTCTGTCCAGTTATTTCAACCTTATTCTTCATCAATATATTCCTAGGATCAAACCCGTCTTAAACGTGTTAGGGTGTGTGTACATGCTCTATCTGGCTCTCAAAATTATGCGAAGTAAACCTGCAGATTCGCAAGAAAACAAGGTCAATCATTATTCATTTCTATTTGGGTTCACCCTGCAATTCATCAATCCCAAAGTCATTCTGTATGGGCTTACTGCCATATCCGTGTTTGTTCTGCCTCTTGGGCAGTCCCATGTTCATTTAATTGTATTTTCCTTGCTGCTCACCTTCATCGGCATTAGTGCCAATATGACCTGGGCGTTCGGTGGCATGTTATTCCAGAGCTTTCTATTAAAATACGAGCGTCCTGTTAATATCGTTATGGGTATGTTGTTAATTTACAGTGCACTATCAATACTGATGTAA
- a CDS encoding alpha-L-arabinofuranosidase C-terminal domain-containing protein yields MSTYQNQLIALYTFEDAVQIGKDSSGKGHDGIAKGEIPPAIFELKGRTAVTFNGGANGTSYLQLPSNLLQNVSDNTGVTIATWVFLGKGSNVWERIFDFGKGEKGPYMFLTRQLLGTLYAGDNLVVHPSRGVSSGEWLHIALSVAGSQGGTLSSAGPIVYVNGEKAADGSISQTSSGNYAKLREWFDSFTDPENYSQNYIGRSQYAADVDFAGSLSDFRIYGAALTMDEVIEVMCESLTDEAIVKLAADKYLSFPNRIITKDVSLPADLLGGKVSVEWSSSAPEVLSENGEVQAITSAQEVTLRALLNRGDRKLSQSFDVSVVPAHLPPYTVTIHGDQKVADISEVMYGLFYEDINNAADGGIYAELVQNRSFESFAFDTYSHDSGECGCSTGRNREPLFAWSGDTEKMLVQHTDGLNVHFNVEDPEVNAYYVTVQDGATIRNRGFSDSNQHCAMSIKQGESYDFTVWAKAELTGTITVQLQDGSDTSISDSVTLHVEGGNTWKKYGLSLTGTETVLGQLALTFAGDISIDMVSLVPQNVWGADPTEEGISATAHANYTGNPNYRLRKDLIQALADLHPKFLRFPGGCISEGSFIWDNVYDWKDSVGPVELRKENYNVWGYMMTMGLGYMEYFQLAEDLNASPVPVMACGVLCQARSDYAHPAGGALRDYYIRNFTDLIDFALSTDFEHNEWAAVRSRMGHPEPFDLRYLGVGNENWGTEFFANFEVFKRSIDEYMKQNYPNHELHIISTVGAQADDDAYQEGWKFLSGNLSGSAQVAFADGAEVIEETVTWYENQDNYMDTIADEHYYRSNEYLLNNADRYNYYDRAYLEDGSIDWKETSKVFVGEYASTDKNTLAGAVAEAAIMTGFENNADVVRLAAYAPLFNKVLTDGTYRWTPDCIWFDDETVWYTPNYYVQQLFAKYVGDQVLETSFSTFSKGKPLNLIPRGGIEIATGHADIVVKRVTVTSNVDGTILLDEDFRERTEPSDAWRQIPGSEGYTLIKGKGLILKAQSSGLNGLYLLNDEWTNYKVHVEAERISGEDGFYIGVGLTDISPENKDVIEYAISYGGSATAVKVYKQGIEGYTLGDYSSSSAAGNLRAANYEPLENGTDYTITVNYGGDTGKNLICSYTDGCNTSKVLDYKLEAYNREVFHSVTKDARHVFVKLVNADGVDKSTRICLQDLKVDTTARLITLTGEDHLVHIPNVNQKNDEKVVPQEQEITLSDTSVVVNLTAHSVNVLVMDILN; encoded by the coding sequence ATGAGCACATATCAAAATCAATTAATCGCACTATACACGTTCGAAGATGCCGTTCAAATCGGGAAGGACAGCTCCGGTAAGGGACATGATGGTATAGCCAAAGGCGAGATCCCGCCTGCGATATTCGAGTTGAAAGGCAGAACGGCGGTGACTTTCAACGGGGGAGCGAATGGAACTTCTTATCTACAATTACCGTCGAATTTGCTTCAGAATGTAAGCGATAACACTGGAGTTACTATTGCCACTTGGGTATTTCTCGGCAAAGGGTCCAATGTGTGGGAACGTATTTTTGACTTTGGCAAAGGCGAGAAGGGGCCGTATATGTTTCTGACGCGTCAGCTTCTGGGTACGTTATATGCCGGCGATAATCTGGTTGTACACCCAAGTCGAGGAGTTTCAAGTGGAGAATGGTTGCATATTGCACTCTCCGTGGCAGGCAGCCAAGGGGGAACGTTGAGCAGTGCGGGTCCGATTGTGTATGTGAATGGGGAGAAGGCCGCAGACGGTTCAATCAGTCAGACGTCGAGTGGCAATTATGCCAAATTGCGCGAATGGTTTGATTCGTTCACCGATCCTGAGAATTATAGCCAGAATTATATTGGACGTTCCCAGTATGCAGCGGATGTGGATTTTGCAGGTTCGTTATCCGACTTTCGGATCTATGGGGCAGCGCTCACCATGGATGAAGTCATTGAAGTGATGTGTGAGTCACTGACAGATGAAGCGATTGTGAAGCTTGCGGCGGACAAGTACTTGTCCTTCCCCAACCGAATCATCACCAAGGATGTATCATTACCCGCAGACTTGCTGGGTGGTAAAGTGTCTGTTGAATGGAGTTCCAGTGCTCCAGAAGTTCTGTCTGAGAACGGAGAAGTTCAGGCAATCACATCGGCACAGGAGGTTACGCTCCGTGCGCTTCTGAACAGAGGTGACCGTAAGCTGAGCCAAAGCTTTGACGTGTCTGTTGTGCCAGCCCATCTCCCGCCTTATACGGTCACCATCCATGGAGATCAGAAGGTGGCGGACATCAGTGAAGTCATGTATGGGCTTTTCTACGAGGATATTAACAACGCGGCAGATGGCGGAATCTATGCAGAGCTTGTTCAGAATCGATCATTTGAGTCTTTTGCATTCGATACGTACTCGCATGACTCTGGAGAATGTGGTTGTTCGACAGGTCGAAATCGTGAACCTTTGTTTGCCTGGTCAGGCGACACCGAGAAAATGCTCGTGCAGCATACGGATGGACTGAACGTTCACTTTAATGTGGAAGACCCTGAAGTAAATGCTTATTATGTCACGGTTCAGGATGGGGCAACGATTCGAAATCGTGGATTCTCAGACTCCAACCAGCATTGTGCCATGTCCATCAAGCAGGGTGAATCATATGACTTTACCGTATGGGCAAAAGCAGAATTGACAGGAACGATCACTGTTCAATTGCAGGATGGAAGTGACACATCCATCAGTGATTCGGTAACACTGCATGTTGAAGGTGGGAACACATGGAAGAAATACGGTTTGTCTCTAACCGGAACGGAGACTGTACTTGGTCAACTGGCACTTACGTTTGCAGGTGACATCTCTATCGATATGGTGTCCTTAGTCCCTCAGAATGTGTGGGGAGCTGATCCGACAGAAGAGGGAATATCGGCTACAGCACATGCCAACTACACAGGTAATCCGAACTATCGATTGAGAAAAGATCTAATCCAGGCACTCGCAGATCTGCATCCGAAGTTCTTGCGTTTTCCGGGAGGATGTATCTCGGAGGGATCTTTTATCTGGGATAACGTATATGACTGGAAGGATTCTGTGGGTCCGGTTGAGCTCCGCAAAGAAAATTATAATGTTTGGGGTTACATGATGACGATGGGGCTTGGTTATATGGAGTACTTCCAACTGGCGGAAGATCTGAATGCTTCTCCAGTTCCAGTCATGGCTTGCGGTGTGTTATGTCAGGCACGATCGGATTATGCTCACCCTGCGGGCGGTGCTTTAAGGGATTATTATATCCGCAACTTTACAGATCTGATTGACTTTGCGCTCAGTACAGACTTTGAACACAACGAATGGGCGGCGGTACGAAGCCGGATGGGACACCCTGAACCGTTTGATCTTCGTTATCTCGGCGTAGGCAATGAGAACTGGGGCACTGAATTTTTTGCCAACTTCGAAGTATTCAAACGTTCAATAGATGAGTACATGAAACAGAACTATCCTAATCATGAGCTGCACATTATCTCGACGGTTGGTGCTCAGGCAGATGATGATGCGTACCAGGAAGGATGGAAATTCCTCAGCGGGAACCTCTCCGGGTCAGCTCAGGTTGCTTTTGCAGATGGTGCTGAGGTGATTGAGGAGACGGTAACCTGGTATGAAAACCAGGACAATTATATGGACACCATTGCAGATGAGCACTACTACCGCTCCAATGAATATTTGCTGAATAACGCGGATCGATACAACTACTATGACCGGGCTTATCTTGAAGACGGAAGTATCGATTGGAAAGAAACATCCAAAGTATTTGTTGGAGAATATGCTTCCACGGACAAAAACACGCTGGCAGGAGCGGTCGCAGAAGCTGCGATCATGACTGGATTTGAAAATAATGCAGACGTTGTTCGTTTGGCTGCCTATGCGCCATTGTTCAACAAAGTACTAACGGACGGTACTTACCGCTGGACGCCAGACTGCATCTGGTTTGATGATGAAACCGTGTGGTATACACCGAATTATTATGTACAGCAACTTTTTGCAAAATATGTAGGGGATCAGGTGCTTGAAACTTCATTCTCCACCTTTAGCAAAGGCAAACCGCTGAATCTCATTCCTCGTGGAGGCATCGAGATTGCAACAGGTCATGCAGATATCGTGGTGAAACGAGTCACGGTGACGTCCAATGTGGATGGAACGATACTGCTAGATGAAGATTTCAGGGAACGTACAGAGCCTAGTGACGCATGGAGACAGATTCCTGGGTCGGAAGGATATACGTTAATCAAAGGGAAAGGACTCATTTTGAAGGCACAATCAAGTGGATTGAATGGATTGTATCTGCTGAATGACGAATGGACCAACTACAAAGTTCACGTTGAGGCTGAAAGAATTTCAGGTGAAGATGGTTTTTACATCGGTGTGGGACTGACAGATATCTCGCCCGAGAACAAGGATGTCATTGAGTACGCAATTAGTTACGGGGGAAGTGCCACAGCGGTGAAGGTGTACAAACAAGGGATTGAGGGTTACACCTTGGGAGACTATTCATCCAGTTCCGCAGCAGGCAACCTGAGAGCGGCCAACTATGAACCACTCGAGAATGGGACCGATTATACGATCACGGTTAACTATGGTGGGGATACAGGAAAGAATCTGATCTGCTCTTATACAGACGGTTGCAACACCAGCAAGGTTCTGGATTACAAGCTGGAAGCTTACAACCGGGAAGTATTCCACTCCGTTACGAAGGACGCACGGCATGTGTTTGTGAAACTGGTGAATGCAGATGGTGTGGATAAATCAACCCGGATTTGCCTTCAGGATCTAAAGGTTGATACTACAGCCAGACTGATCACGCTTACTGGAGAAGATCATTTGGTGCATATTCCAAATGTGAATCAGAAGAATGATGAGAAAGTGGTTCCCCAAGAACAGGAGATTACACTGTCCGATACATCGGTGGTGGTTAACTTAACGGCTCATTCAGTGAATGTATTAGTTATGGATATTCTGAATTAA
- a CDS encoding TrmB family transcriptional regulator, with the protein MLQKFGFTQYESQVYEAIFAQDEPLDATSIVNYSNVPKAKIYEVLNRLIDKGTVLTTMDGKKKLYMAVDLQSIIHKIKADFEKDIEELKRYKIKRTFTDEHIWTLKDESSIASNIEQLIEEADSSILFLAWNERMEKYRELLEQKEKQGVYVEVLAVGGMETSLNRIYSLIPLLDAPEPSQLLIVDHAYLLFAGVEHDSWRAIKTMSKPIVKAMTDYFYHDVALTQITKKYGDQLLQDAEIEKLLTRLIY; encoded by the coding sequence ATGTTGCAGAAATTCGGGTTTACACAATATGAAAGTCAGGTATACGAGGCTATATTCGCGCAGGATGAACCGCTTGATGCCACATCGATTGTAAATTACTCCAACGTTCCCAAAGCCAAGATCTATGAAGTACTTAATCGCCTGATCGACAAGGGAACAGTGCTGACAACGATGGATGGGAAGAAAAAACTATATATGGCTGTGGATCTTCAGTCTATTATTCATAAGATCAAGGCTGATTTTGAGAAAGATATTGAGGAATTGAAGAGATACAAAATCAAACGTACATTCACCGATGAACATATCTGGACGTTAAAAGATGAGTCGTCCATCGCGTCGAATATAGAACAGCTTATCGAAGAAGCAGATTCATCAATTCTTTTTCTGGCCTGGAATGAGCGAATGGAGAAATATCGTGAACTGCTGGAGCAGAAGGAAAAGCAGGGCGTGTACGTTGAAGTGCTTGCCGTTGGGGGAATGGAGACATCCTTAAACCGGATATACTCGTTGATTCCATTGCTTGATGCGCCGGAACCTTCACAGCTGCTTATTGTGGATCATGCATATCTGTTGTTTGCCGGTGTGGAGCATGATTCATGGCGAGCGATCAAGACGATGTCCAAACCGATTGTCAAAGCGATGACTGATTATTTCTACCATGATGTTGCCCTTACTCAAATTACCAAAAAATACGGTGATCAACTGTTACAGGATGCTGAAATCGAGAAACTGCTCACCAGATTAATCTATTAA
- a CDS encoding family 43 glycosylhydrolase, whose product MKRYWVRVLNISVLSTTLLTATTLAPVSVFANGSGATVGNSQSSTKPIANSAPTFKNVSVHDPSVIKVDDTFYIFGSHLQVAKSKDFLNWDLVASGVTDNNPVVPNVTKEFAEALEWAQTDTLWAADVIQLADGKFYMYYNACKGDSPRSALGIAVADNIEGPYKDQGILLKSGMWDQISEDGTIYDATIHPNVVDPDVFYDKNGKLWMVYGSYSGGIFILEMDATTGKPLPNQGYGKKLTGGNHSRIEAPYMLYSPETDYYYLYLSYGGLGADGGYNIRVARSQTPDGPFLDAEGNDMINVKADKDKPLFDDRSIEPFGVKLMGNFLFERQIGDPGTGLGSGYVSPGHNSAYVDPETGKQFLIFHTRFPGRGEEHEVRVHEMHMNADGWPVVSPYRYAALGEDTTQLTTQEIAGQYQWVNHGKDITADIKPSQTAQFTADGQIHGAVTGTWSLGADNKVQITSNNVVYKGVFTHEWNSESQSTVLTFSALSSSGIAIWGSQGVERSDQDIVDAVKKDLSISNTDHVFFNLSLPTKGTSDADITWKSSNASVLSTTGVVQRPRAGKGDAKVKLIATIRKGTAVSSKTFNVIIPQQAVSPLLGEYTFEHKKLGKVAQDYSKNEYHGQAFKVVSSAASGKNQAATFNGTDSYIQLPGLVTDTTDFTFSAWVNWDGGGSWQRIFDFGNGLTRHMFLTPSQHNGALQFTIHNEGRDQSLIAANPLPSKEWVHVAVTLQGDVGTLYVNGTSVASSSEITFNPKNLQVTEAYVGKSRYTADPFYKGSLDNVKVYDKALTAKEIQRQAKEKP is encoded by the coding sequence ATGAAACGTTATTGGGTTCGCGTACTTAACATTTCTGTACTAAGCACCACTTTACTTACTGCAACAACTTTGGCACCGGTCTCGGTGTTCGCAAATGGTTCAGGGGCAACCGTGGGTAACTCGCAGAGTTCCACCAAACCTATCGCTAATTCTGCTCCAACATTTAAAAATGTTTCCGTTCATGACCCTTCTGTCATTAAGGTGGATGATACGTTTTATATTTTTGGTTCACACCTGCAAGTAGCTAAGTCCAAAGACTTTTTGAACTGGGATCTGGTCGCCTCCGGCGTTACAGATAACAATCCTGTTGTCCCCAATGTAACCAAGGAATTCGCTGAAGCGTTAGAGTGGGCGCAGACGGATACGTTATGGGCGGCAGATGTCATTCAATTGGCGGATGGCAAATTTTATATGTACTACAATGCTTGTAAAGGGGACTCTCCGCGATCAGCGCTCGGCATTGCTGTCGCAGACAATATCGAAGGCCCTTATAAGGATCAAGGCATTCTGTTGAAATCCGGCATGTGGGATCAGATTAGTGAGGATGGTACCATTTACGATGCAACGATTCATCCCAATGTGGTCGATCCGGATGTCTTTTATGATAAAAACGGCAAGTTATGGATGGTGTATGGCTCGTATTCCGGAGGGATTTTCATTCTGGAGATGGATGCAACGACAGGTAAACCACTACCAAATCAAGGTTATGGCAAAAAGCTGACCGGAGGCAATCATAGTCGTATTGAAGCACCTTATATGCTCTACAGTCCCGAAACCGATTATTATTATCTGTACCTGTCTTACGGTGGACTAGGTGCTGATGGAGGATACAACATTCGTGTTGCTCGCTCCCAAACACCGGATGGACCTTTCCTCGATGCGGAAGGAAACGATATGATCAACGTTAAAGCGGACAAGGATAAACCGTTATTTGACGATCGTTCTATCGAGCCTTTTGGAGTCAAATTAATGGGGAACTTCCTGTTTGAGAGACAGATCGGTGATCCGGGCACAGGCCTAGGTAGCGGGTATGTATCGCCAGGACACAACTCTGCTTATGTTGATCCGGAGACTGGCAAACAATTTCTCATCTTCCATACTCGCTTTCCAGGGCGTGGCGAAGAGCATGAAGTTCGCGTACACGAGATGCATATGAATGCAGATGGTTGGCCCGTTGTTTCTCCGTATCGCTATGCGGCCTTGGGAGAAGATACAACGCAACTGACAACTCAGGAGATCGCTGGTCAGTACCAATGGGTGAATCATGGTAAGGACATCACGGCGGACATCAAGCCATCCCAGACCGCACAGTTCACAGCAGATGGGCAGATTCATGGTGCCGTGACAGGAACATGGAGTCTTGGTGCAGACAACAAGGTTCAGATCACTTCGAATAACGTTGTGTACAAAGGCGTTTTCACACATGAATGGAATTCGGAATCTCAAAGTACGGTTCTGACCTTTAGCGCCCTCTCCTCCTCCGGGATAGCCATCTGGGGAAGTCAAGGTGTTGAACGAAGTGATCAAGACATTGTAGATGCGGTGAAAAAGGATCTGAGCATTAGCAATACGGATCACGTGTTCTTTAATCTGTCTCTGCCTACCAAGGGAACAAGTGATGCAGACATTACGTGGAAAAGCTCCAATGCTTCGGTTCTATCCACTACAGGTGTAGTACAGCGACCACGCGCTGGTAAGGGCGATGCCAAAGTGAAATTAATCGCAACGATTCGTAAAGGAACTGCGGTAAGCTCCAAAACGTTTAACGTTATCATTCCACAGCAAGCGGTAAGCCCATTGCTCGGGGAGTATACTTTTGAACACAAGAAACTTGGCAAAGTCGCACAGGATTACAGCAAAAACGAATATCACGGACAAGCCTTTAAAGTGGTAAGTTCTGCTGCAAGTGGCAAAAATCAGGCTGCCACATTTAATGGAACCGACAGTTATATTCAGTTACCTGGACTCGTTACAGATACAACGGATTTCACATTTAGTGCTTGGGTCAATTGGGACGGCGGCGGGTCCTGGCAACGTATTTTCGACTTTGGAAATGGCTTGACGAGGCATATGTTCCTTACTCCCTCCCAGCATAATGGAGCGCTACAATTCACCATTCATAATGAGGGACGGGATCAGAGCCTGATTGCAGCAAATCCACTGCCTTCCAAAGAGTGGGTTCATGTCGCTGTAACCCTTCAGGGTGATGTAGGCACTCTGTATGTGAATGGTACATCGGTTGCAAGCAGCTCTGAGATTACTTTTAACCCGAAAAATCTGCAGGTAACGGAAGCTTATGTGGGCAAGAGTCGTTATACGGCTGATCCGTTCTACAAAGGCAGCTTGGATAATGTAAAAGTGTATGATAAAGCATTAACAGCCAAGGAAATACAGCGTCAGGCCAAAGAAAAACCATAA
- a CDS encoding catalase gives MSKEPMDENKKIEQRNTFLRDNNGKEMSSNEGVKISDDSNSLKAGDRGPTLLEDFLMREKLSHFDRERIPERVVHARGYGAYGEFELYESLEELTMAHFLQNPDVKTPLFVRFSEVAGSKGVNETNRDVRGFAVKFYTEEGNFDLVGNNIPVFFIQDGVKFPDLIHAVKPEPNNEIPQGSTAHDTFWDFIANNQESAAMVMWIMSDRTIPRSFRMMQGFGVHTFRLVNKEGKSRFVKFHWRPILGMHSFVWDEAQKLGDADPDFHRRDLWENINAGNFAEFELGIQVLEEADEFKFDFDILDATKLWPEEDIPVRIIGKMTINRNVENVFAETEQVAFHPGNIVRGIDFSNDPLLQGRLFSYTDTQLARVGTNYQELPINRPICPVHNNQRDGASRYTIDQGRVAYHDNSLANNSPYTVPGTKGGFVTYPSPVQGLKERKTAPSFLDHFSQARLFWNSMSGLERSHIIQALTFELGKVKDVSIRQQVVNMLGHISTELATILAVELGVNVPNVPESPVTKSSPALSMANTVFSPKTLRVGVIVGEGFDGPSTQYILEEFKGAGLQPVIVHERQGVVRGTGNVELKVDDSFLTGSPLVYDGLFIVAGQQENDYVQKYTRSYAIETYNHFKPIGATPTGAAVIQPVGIIGKPGVIVEQQPAAFAEQFIQAMTQQRFWDRT, from the coding sequence ATGAGCAAGGAACCTATGGATGAGAACAAAAAGATTGAGCAAAGAAATACCTTTCTACGGGATAATAACGGCAAAGAGATGTCTTCCAACGAAGGGGTTAAAATATCAGATGACAGCAACTCGCTAAAAGCGGGGGATCGCGGACCCACGCTGCTTGAAGATTTTCTGATGCGTGAGAAACTGTCTCACTTTGATCGGGAACGCATCCCGGAGAGAGTTGTGCATGCCCGCGGATATGGAGCTTACGGTGAATTTGAGTTATATGAATCACTTGAAGAGTTAACGATGGCTCATTTTCTTCAGAATCCAGATGTGAAAACACCGCTGTTTGTTCGTTTTTCCGAAGTTGCCGGTTCCAAAGGGGTTAACGAGACGAATCGGGATGTACGTGGGTTCGCCGTGAAGTTTTATACCGAGGAAGGCAATTTTGACTTGGTTGGCAACAATATACCTGTTTTTTTCATTCAGGACGGGGTTAAGTTCCCGGATTTGATTCATGCGGTGAAGCCGGAACCTAACAATGAAATTCCACAGGGCTCTACTGCACACGACACATTCTGGGATTTCATTGCGAATAACCAAGAGTCGGCTGCTATGGTCATGTGGATTATGTCGGATCGCACGATACCACGAAGTTTTCGAATGATGCAGGGATTTGGAGTACATACCTTCCGACTGGTGAACAAAGAAGGCAAATCCAGGTTCGTGAAATTTCATTGGAGACCCATACTTGGTATGCATTCTTTTGTGTGGGATGAAGCTCAAAAGCTGGGAGATGCAGATCCGGACTTTCATCGCAGAGATCTGTGGGAGAACATCAATGCGGGCAATTTTGCGGAGTTTGAACTCGGAATACAAGTTTTGGAGGAAGCAGATGAATTCAAGTTTGATTTTGATATTTTGGATGCAACAAAATTATGGCCTGAAGAAGACATTCCAGTGCGAATCATTGGCAAAATGACGATTAACCGCAATGTCGAAAATGTATTTGCTGAAACGGAACAGGTTGCTTTCCATCCAGGGAACATCGTACGTGGCATTGACTTTAGCAATGATCCGTTGCTTCAAGGGCGACTGTTTTCGTACACGGATACTCAATTGGCGAGGGTGGGCACGAATTATCAGGAACTGCCGATCAATCGTCCGATATGCCCTGTACATAACAACCAGAGAGATGGAGCCTCTCGCTATACCATTGATCAGGGGAGAGTCGCCTATCATGACAATTCGCTTGCCAATAACTCACCTTATACTGTGCCGGGAACAAAAGGGGGATTTGTGACATATCCTTCCCCAGTGCAAGGTCTTAAAGAACGGAAAACGGCACCCAGCTTCCTGGATCATTTCTCGCAAGCACGTCTCTTCTGGAACAGCATGTCAGGCTTGGAGAGAAGCCATATTATTCAAGCACTCACGTTTGAACTTGGGAAGGTAAAGGATGTTTCCATTCGTCAGCAGGTTGTCAATATGTTAGGTCATATCAGCACAGAGCTGGCGACCATTCTGGCCGTGGAACTCGGAGTCAATGTACCTAACGTCCCTGAATCTCCAGTGACAAAGTCGTCACCTGCGCTCAGCATGGCAAATACGGTGTTTTCTCCCAAGACATTGCGTGTCGGAGTGATTGTTGGGGAAGGATTCGATGGCCCGAGCACACAATACATTTTGGAAGAGTTTAAGGGAGCGGGACTTCAACCGGTCATTGTACATGAAAGACAGGGTGTGGTGCGTGGAACAGGGAATGTGGAACTCAAGGTGGACGACAGCTTTTTGACCGGCTCGCCCTTGGTATATGATGGTCTGTTCATTGTTGCAGGACAGCAGGAGAACGATTATGTTCAGAAATACACCCGATCCTATGCGATCGAAACGTACAATCATTTCAAACCAATCGGTGCTACACCGACGGGTGCAGCAGTGATCCAGCCTGTCGGCATTATAGGCAAACCTGGCGTCATTGTGGAACAGCAGCCTGCGGCGTTTGCAGAGCAATTTATTCAAGCGATGACCCAGCAGCGCTTTTGGGATCGGACATAG